A single genomic interval of Ruminococcus sp. NK3A76 harbors:
- a CDS encoding DEAD/DEAH box helicase family protein has product MWGTKENSVSFDDFESQKVVLISDEAHHLNVDTKKKLSSEEEDNRKSWEYTVNKIFGCNRDNILLEFTATCDLENNNIKAAYENNACYFCCAMAHFFSPERFFPLRLSMLCHRIWSDSDLSPTPLWSAVIFAHAPA; this is encoded by the coding sequence ATGTGGGGTACAAAAGAGAATAGTGTATCATTTGATGATTTTGAAAGTCAAAAAGTTGTTCTTATCTCCGACGAAGCACACCACCTTAATGTAGATACAAAGAAAAAACTCTCATCGGAAGAAGAAGATAACCGGAAATCATGGGAATATACGGTCAATAAGATTTTCGGGTGCAACAGGGATAACATTTTACTTGAATTTACAGCGACTTGCGATTTAGAAAATAATAACATAAAAGCTGCATACGAAAACAATGCTTGTTATTTTTGTTGCGCTATGGCGCATTTTTTCTCGCCTGAGCGTTTCTTTCCGCTCAGGCTTTCGATGCTTTGTCATCGAATTTGGAGCGACAGCGACTTATCTCCGACGCCGCTTTGGTCGGCGGTCATATTCGCTCACGCTCCTGCGTGA
- a CDS encoding IS256 family transposase: protein MARRKREPMSEGKKNIIGMLLEEYDIKSAKDIEDALKDLLGGTIQEMLESEMDEHLGYQEYERSDNPDSRNGKKTKKIRGNFGETEIEVPQDRDGSFEPKVVKKRQKDISGIEQKIIALYAKGMTTRQISETIEDIYGFEVSDGMVSDITDRLLPQIEDWQKRPLDEVYPIVFIDAVHFSVRDNGQIRKLAAYVILAVSMTGHKEVLSIHIGENESAKYWLGVLNELKNRGVKDILVICADGLTGMKEAVSAAFPQTELQRCIVHQVRNTLKYVGEKNKKELANDLKTIYHAPSEDAALEALDRITEKWEDDYPNAMKSWYKNWDVISPIFKFSADVRKVIYTTNAIESLNSGYRRLNKQRSVFPSDTALLKALYLATHEIAKKWTMPLRNWGKVLGELEIMYPDRIG from the coding sequence ATGGCAAGAAGAAAAAGAGAACCGATGAGCGAGGGCAAGAAGAACATCATAGGAATGCTGCTTGAGGAATACGACATCAAGTCGGCTAAGGATATTGAGGATGCCCTGAAAGACCTTCTCGGAGGAACAATTCAGGAAATGCTTGAGTCCGAAATGGACGAGCATCTTGGATATCAGGAATATGAGCGTTCCGACAATCCCGACTCTCGTAATGGTAAGAAAACCAAGAAGATCCGCGGAAACTTCGGAGAAACCGAAATAGAAGTGCCGCAGGATCGTGACGGCAGTTTTGAGCCAAAGGTCGTAAAGAAGCGTCAGAAGGACATCTCAGGGATTGAGCAGAAGATAATAGCTTTGTATGCTAAAGGAATGACCACACGCCAGATAAGCGAAACTATCGAAGATATCTACGGATTTGAAGTCAGCGACGGTATGGTATCAGATATCACAGACCGCCTTCTGCCGCAGATAGAGGACTGGCAGAAACGTCCATTGGACGAAGTATATCCGATAGTATTCATCGATGCAGTACACTTCTCAGTGCGTGATAACGGACAGATCAGGAAGCTTGCCGCATATGTGATCCTTGCTGTCAGCATGACAGGTCACAAGGAAGTTCTTTCAATACATATCGGTGAAAACGAGAGCGCCAAGTACTGGCTCGGCGTTCTGAACGAGCTGAAAAATCGCGGAGTTAAGGATATTCTCGTCATCTGCGCAGACGGTCTTACAGGCATGAAAGAAGCTGTATCAGCAGCTTTTCCGCAAACTGAGCTACAGCGCTGCATCGTTCATCAGGTAAGAAATACACTGAAATACGTCGGAGAGAAGAACAAGAAGGAGTTGGCAAATGACCTTAAAACGATCTATCATGCGCCTTCCGAGGACGCTGCTCTGGAAGCTCTTGATCGCATTACTGAGAAATGGGAGGACGATTATCCTAACGCTATGAAGAGCTGGTACAAGAACTGGGACGTAATATCACCGATCTTCAAGTTCTCAGCTGATGTCAGAAAGGTGATTTATACCACCAACGCTATAGAGAGTCTTAACAGCGGCTATCGCCGTCTGAACAAGCAGAGAAGCGTATTTCCAAGCGATACAGCGCTCCTGAAGGCTCTGTATCTTGCAACGCATGAGATAGCTAAGAAATGGACCATGCCGCTGCGAAACTGGGGCAAAGTCCTGGGCGAGCTTGAGATCATGTACCCCGACAGGATCGGCTGA
- a CDS encoding GNAT family N-acetyltransferase: MVIAINDPNEKRMIARMVLETLTEWFEVEDSREAYIRDCADWIFLAAKNDDTIIGFLCLKETGNATVELAVMGVMKEYHRNGVGHKLVEKAKEVAMADGYEFMQVKTVKMGMYEDYDRTNHFYISCGFKELEVFPLLWDEANPCQIYVMSLK, encoded by the coding sequence ATGGTCATAGCTATAAACGATCCGAATGAAAAAAGAATGATTGCAAGAATGGTGCTTGAGACCCTTACGGAATGGTTTGAGGTCGAAGATAGCCGTGAAGCTTATATCCGGGACTGTGCTGACTGGATTTTCTTAGCAGCTAAGAACGATGATACTATAATAGGATTTCTATGCCTAAAGGAAACAGGAAACGCCACTGTTGAACTTGCTGTTATGGGAGTAATGAAGGAATACCATAGAAACGGTGTTGGTCATAAGCTTGTAGAGAAGGCTAAAGAAGTGGCGATGGCTGACGGATACGAATTTATGCAGGTTAAGACTGTGAAGATGGGAATGTATGAGGACTATGACAGGACAAATCATTTTTACATAAGCTGTGGTTTCAAGGAATTAGAAGTATTTCCGCTCCTTTGGGATGAGGCAAATCCCTGTCAGATCTATGTGATGTCTTTGAAGTGA